From Leptospira fainei serovar Hurstbridge str. BUT 6, the proteins below share one genomic window:
- a CDS encoding fumarate reductase/succinate dehydrogenase flavoprotein subunit, with the protein MSLDSKIPSGALEHKWDDYKSHIKLVNPANKRKYTILVIGTGLAGGSASATLAELGYNVKTFCFQDSPRRAHSIAAQGGINAAKNYQNDGDSVYRLFYDTIKGGDFRAREANVYRLAQVSANIIDQCVAQGVPFAREYGGHLDNRSFGGAQVSRTFYAKGQTGQQLLLGAYSSLSRQIGLGNVQMYPRTEMVDLVVVNGHAKGVIIRDLVTGKITAHAGDAVVLASGGYGNVFYLSTNAKGSNVTATYRAHKKGAFFANPCYTQIHPTCIPVSGDHQSKLTLMSESLRNDGRIWVPKKKGDTRSPADIPESERDYYLERKYPSYGNLCPRDIASRSAKEVCDAGFGVGPGGQGVYLDFSSAIQRLGEHTIAERYGNLFQMYEQITGENPYKVPMRIYPAVHYTMGGLWVDYNLMSNLPGLFVIGEANFSDHGANRLGASALMQGLADGYFVLPYTIGNYLAEVGFGKTPSADNAEFKKAETESTDKINKLLTVKGRRTVDSFHRELGKLVWDKCGMARDDKGLKEALQKIPQIREEFWQNVNVPGSGTDLNQSLEKAGRVADFLEFAELLCLDALTREESCGGHFRTEHQMDDGEAKRDDNKFCHVTAWEWKGVGAKPVEHREHLEFENIKLATRSYK; encoded by the coding sequence ATGAGCTTAGATTCAAAAATCCCTTCGGGTGCTCTGGAGCATAAATGGGACGACTATAAGTCCCATATCAAATTGGTAAATCCTGCCAATAAACGCAAGTATACGATTCTTGTTATTGGAACCGGCCTGGCAGGTGGTTCTGCTTCGGCAACATTAGCGGAACTCGGTTATAATGTGAAAACGTTCTGCTTTCAAGACAGCCCGCGGCGCGCGCACTCAATCGCGGCTCAGGGTGGAATTAATGCCGCAAAGAATTATCAGAACGACGGTGATTCCGTATACCGACTCTTCTATGATACGATTAAAGGCGGGGACTTTCGCGCTCGCGAAGCGAACGTATATCGCTTGGCTCAAGTTTCTGCGAACATCATCGATCAGTGTGTGGCTCAAGGAGTTCCTTTCGCAAGAGAATACGGCGGTCATTTAGATAACCGCTCTTTCGGCGGAGCTCAAGTTTCCCGCACATTCTATGCAAAAGGTCAGACAGGACAGCAACTCTTATTGGGCGCGTATTCCTCTCTTTCTCGGCAAATTGGATTAGGAAACGTGCAAATGTATCCCAGAACCGAGATGGTCGATTTAGTCGTGGTAAACGGACATGCTAAAGGCGTAATCATTCGTGACCTAGTCACGGGGAAAATCACGGCCCATGCCGGAGATGCCGTTGTTTTAGCATCGGGAGGATACGGAAACGTATTCTATTTATCCACGAATGCAAAAGGTTCGAATGTTACTGCAACTTATCGAGCTCATAAAAAGGGAGCTTTCTTTGCGAATCCATGTTATACGCAAATTCACCCTACTTGCATTCCGGTATCCGGTGATCATCAATCCAAACTGACTCTAATGTCTGAGTCGCTTCGAAACGACGGACGTATTTGGGTTCCGAAAAAGAAGGGAGATACTCGAAGTCCCGCTGACATTCCGGAAAGTGAAAGAGATTATTATCTCGAAAGAAAATATCCGAGTTACGGGAATCTCTGTCCTCGAGATATCGCTTCCCGTTCTGCCAAAGAAGTTTGCGATGCAGGCTTTGGGGTCGGCCCCGGCGGACAAGGAGTCTACCTTGATTTCTCGTCCGCAATTCAGCGTCTAGGAGAACATACGATTGCAGAACGTTACGGAAATCTTTTCCAAATGTACGAGCAAATCACCGGTGAAAATCCTTATAAAGTTCCGATGAGAATCTACCCTGCCGTTCACTATACTATGGGCGGACTTTGGGTAGACTATAATCTTATGAGTAACCTTCCGGGCTTGTTCGTAATCGGTGAAGCTAACTTTTCCGATCACGGAGCCAACCGATTAGGAGCTTCGGCGTTAATGCAAGGTTTAGCGGACGGATATTTCGTGCTTCCTTATACGATAGGTAACTATCTTGCCGAAGTAGGATTCGGTAAAACTCCGTCAGCCGATAATGCCGAGTTTAAGAAAGCCGAAACCGAAAGTACGGACAAAATCAACAAGCTTCTAACCGTCAAAGGGCGTCGCACTGTGGATTCATTCCATAGAGAACTAGGTAAGCTTGTCTGGGATAAGTGCGGAATGGCAAGGGACGATAAGGGCCTGAAGGAAGCGTTGCAAAAAATCCCTCAGATCCGAGAGGAATTCTGGCAAAATGTGAACGTTCCGGGGTCCGGTACGGATTTGAATCAATCTTTGGAGAAAGCCGGACGCGTAGCCGATTTTCTCGAATTTGCCGAACTACTTTGTTTGGACGCGCTCACAAGGGAAGAATCGTGCGGCGGACATTTTAGAACCGAACATCAAATGGACGATGGCGAAGCTAAACGAGACGACAATAAATTCTGCCATGTCACTGCGTGGGAATGGAAAGGCGTTGGAGCCAAACCGGTTGAACACAGGGAACACCTGGAGTTCGAGAACATTAAACTCGCAACGAGGAGCTATAAGTAA
- a CDS encoding succinate dehydrogenase cytochrome b subunit, translating to MDFQAGYLRSSIGRKTIVGITGLVFFGFVFLHMLGNLQIFQEPDKINSYAAFLQSLGGLLWIARGTLLIAFVLHVFYAIKLSLENKRARPVAYVKESTIQATLSSRMMALTGLLIFGAILYHLAHFTFGVTDPKDFALKDPQGRHDVYSMVVLGFQNPIVSTAYVLWMFILASHLRHGVSSVFQTFGLNTPFWAPKTNAFAIGYALLIFVGNSSIPLSILLGYVKLPGA from the coding sequence ATGGATTTTCAGGCTGGATACCTTAGGTCTTCCATCGGTAGAAAAACTATCGTCGGAATTACCGGACTCGTTTTCTTCGGCTTCGTGTTTTTACACATGCTGGGGAATCTCCAGATTTTCCAGGAACCGGATAAGATTAATAGTTACGCCGCGTTCCTCCAAAGCCTCGGCGGACTCCTCTGGATCGCGCGCGGTACGCTTTTGATTGCCTTCGTATTGCACGTTTTCTACGCAATCAAACTTTCTTTAGAGAACAAACGAGCGCGACCGGTAGCATACGTAAAGGAAAGTACGATCCAGGCGACTCTTTCTTCCAGAATGATGGCCCTCACCGGTTTATTAATTTTTGGAGCGATATTGTATCACCTCGCGCATTTTACTTTCGGAGTCACGGACCCGAAAGATTTCGCTTTAAAAGATCCGCAAGGACGGCACGACGTTTATTCCATGGTAGTTTTAGGATTCCAAAATCCGATCGTTTCCACCGCGTACGTCCTTTGGATGTTCATATTGGCCTCCCACCTTCGCCACGGAGTTTCAAGCGTGTTTCAGACATTCGGTTTGAATACGCCGTTCTGGGCGCCGAAGACCAACGCGTTTGCGATCGGATATGCGCTTCTCATTTTTGTGGGAAATTCTTCCATACCACTGTCGATCCTTTTAGGATACGTTAAGTTACCAGGAGCATAA
- a CDS encoding aldo/keto reductase, translating into MQKIDPFISLYRRELFPGSIQPAGENLDSATDAFYFQFKGIRISRVGFGCYRVGLENPAHKKALVLALRSGVNLIDTSANYGDGEAESLVGEVLSEEFAFGNIKRESVCVVTKAGYIQGRNMEIAEQREVAGNPFPETTYYQPGCFHCISPEFLEDQLERSRKRLGLYTIDIFLLHNPEYFLMDQRKHGVPEKTAKQEYYRRIRDAFSFLERARADGRILYYGISSNTFPDKEDSYTDTSLSKVLQIAKEVGGEDSGFAVAQFPANWYEDGFLRNHNSAGENLLAICRNFDILPLINRPLNSFVSDKGMVRLAYRPGPDQETRIAALESLFKELRTYETPLHDLPESQTGFKSLSAQWFGYREKIPNIEQLHQLLGRSWIPAAQSSLKFISDRLGKEEAIRYTNLLNKTIPYFEEWIVLHQAEARLPLYEELKGRFHSDRHSPNSLSSMMVLHLSQLLQKGTVLVGMRKEEYVKDILELKNQVWSPISEEEWGYHGIRS; encoded by the coding sequence ATGCAAAAAATAGACCCATTTATTTCCCTATATCGTAGAGAGCTTTTTCCAGGTTCGATCCAACCTGCGGGTGAGAATTTAGACTCTGCAACAGATGCTTTTTATTTCCAATTTAAAGGAATACGAATTTCCAGAGTCGGGTTCGGTTGCTATCGAGTGGGCTTGGAAAATCCAGCGCATAAAAAGGCCCTCGTTCTCGCGCTTCGCTCCGGCGTAAATTTGATTGATACCTCGGCTAACTATGGAGACGGTGAGGCGGAAAGTTTAGTCGGAGAAGTACTTTCGGAAGAATTCGCGTTCGGAAATATAAAACGCGAATCGGTTTGTGTTGTTACGAAAGCCGGATATATCCAGGGCCGGAATATGGAAATCGCGGAACAACGAGAAGTTGCAGGGAATCCATTTCCCGAAACGACATACTATCAACCCGGTTGTTTTCATTGCATTTCTCCTGAATTTTTGGAAGACCAATTAGAGAGATCTAGGAAGAGATTGGGTCTGTACACGATCGATATTTTCTTATTGCATAACCCGGAATATTTTCTGATGGATCAGCGGAAGCACGGAGTTCCGGAGAAGACGGCAAAGCAAGAATATTATCGGCGAATTCGAGATGCATTTTCCTTTCTGGAAAGGGCGAGGGCGGACGGTAGAATTCTTTATTACGGAATTTCCAGCAATACCTTCCCGGATAAGGAAGATTCTTATACCGATACTTCGTTGTCGAAGGTACTACAAATTGCGAAAGAAGTCGGCGGTGAAGATTCCGGTTTTGCAGTCGCCCAGTTTCCTGCCAATTGGTATGAAGATGGCTTTCTACGGAATCATAATTCAGCTGGCGAGAATCTATTAGCCATTTGTAGGAACTTCGACATTCTTCCGCTTATCAATCGACCATTGAATTCGTTCGTTTCTGATAAAGGAATGGTTCGATTAGCCTATCGACCGGGTCCGGATCAGGAGACCCGAATTGCCGCTTTGGAATCATTATTCAAAGAGTTAAGAACGTATGAAACTCCGCTCCATGATCTTCCGGAAAGTCAAACAGGGTTTAAAAGTCTGAGCGCCCAGTGGTTCGGTTATCGGGAAAAGATTCCGAATATAGAGCAGCTACATCAGCTTTTGGGTAGATCCTGGATCCCGGCCGCACAATCTTCCTTAAAATTTATATCCGATCGTCTGGGAAAAGAAGAGGCGATTCGTTATACGAATCTGCTAAACAAGACAATCCCGTATTTTGAGGAATGGATTGTTTTGCATCAAGCCGAGGCTCGCCTACCTCTGTATGAGGAATTAAAGGGAAGATTTCATTCAGACAGACACAGTCCAAATAGCCTATCCTCTATGATGGTTTTACATTTGTCTCAGTTATTGCAAAAGGGAACCGTGCTGGTCGGAATGAGAAAAGAAGAATATGTGAAAGACATACTGGAGCTTAAAAACCAGGTCTGGTCTCCAATTTCAGAGGAGGAATGGGGATACCATGGAATTCGATCCTGA
- a CDS encoding DUF309 domain-containing protein yields MEFDPEILAILDRIRNTSDPESSFSFAWMEGRRLYFAGNYFELHEVFEFQWKKEFGARKLLLHGWIQLAISLNKIFVKPNIRGARMQAEKSKQKFDALLQFAELSSAGRSHALKTIQFLEILLTKFNGDIDWDLEQIRGLSLPIMTETGEEWFSSI; encoded by the coding sequence ATGGAATTCGATCCTGAAATCCTGGCGATTTTAGACAGGATTCGCAATACCTCCGATCCGGAGTCCAGTTTTTCCTTTGCATGGATGGAAGGAAGAAGGTTGTATTTTGCTGGCAATTACTTTGAGCTGCATGAGGTGTTCGAGTTTCAATGGAAGAAAGAATTCGGAGCCAGGAAACTACTTTTGCACGGCTGGATTCAATTGGCGATTTCTCTAAATAAAATATTCGTAAAGCCGAATATACGAGGCGCAAGAATGCAAGCCGAAAAATCTAAGCAGAAATTCGACGCATTATTGCAATTCGCGGAGCTTTCATCCGCCGGCCGCTCTCATGCGCTAAAGACGATTCAATTTTTAGAGATACTACTTACGAAATTCAACGGGGATATTGATTGGGATCTCGAACAAATTCGAGGACTTTCTTTACCGATAATGACCGAAACGGGAGAGGAATGGTTTTCTTCCATTTGA
- a CDS encoding alpha/beta fold hydrolase — METANENIGKLERNYFESGGYKLAYTKRDNNKGKALLLLHGFMDSSDTFLFQENFLSENFDLYRFDYRGHGDSEWLREGFYHFMLPLVDTQSFISKHLPEKFHILGHSMGGGLGSRIAGILPERVESLVCLEGFSSLQNPEKERKRFRSWLETWESGLAGRERKRQKSFRSVEEAALRLSPVYPRLPKERLLKIAAYLTKPVDDGYIWKSDPAYKNGPPVFISPQFTRYLWETIACPVLVVYGKETHLPLDDREEVFSHIRNLKYFELEDAGHNMHHDKPEELVGILSDFYRTL; from the coding sequence ATGGAAACGGCGAACGAAAATATCGGAAAGCTAGAGCGGAATTATTTTGAATCCGGCGGATACAAACTCGCGTACACGAAGCGAGATAATAACAAAGGTAAAGCGCTTTTACTTCTTCACGGTTTTATGGATTCCTCGGATACTTTCTTGTTCCAAGAGAATTTTCTTTCCGAGAATTTTGATCTGTATAGATTCGATTATCGCGGTCATGGAGATTCCGAATGGCTCCGTGAAGGGTTTTACCATTTTATGCTGCCGCTCGTAGATACCCAAAGTTTTATTTCAAAACATTTACCCGAAAAATTTCACATCCTAGGACACTCGATGGGAGGCGGCCTGGGATCCCGTATCGCCGGTATCCTACCGGAACGTGTCGAATCGTTGGTCTGTTTAGAGGGATTTAGCTCTCTTCAGAATCCCGAAAAGGAACGAAAGAGATTTCGATCTTGGTTGGAAACTTGGGAGAGCGGGTTAGCCGGTAGAGAAAGAAAGAGGCAGAAAAGCTTTCGTAGTGTCGAGGAGGCAGCGCTTCGCTTATCACCGGTCTACCCGAGGTTGCCAAAGGAACGCCTGTTAAAGATCGCGGCATATTTGACAAAACCTGTGGACGACGGTTATATATGGAAAAGTGATCCAGCTTATAAAAACGGCCCGCCCGTATTCATCAGTCCTCAGTTCACCAGATATCTTTGGGAGACAATTGCCTGTCCTGTGCTTGTCGTTTACGGAAAGGAAACACATCTACCTTTGGATGATAGGGAAGAGGTTTTTTCACATATTCGTAATCTGAAATATTTCGAATTGGAAGACGCAGGGCATAATATGCATCATGACAAACCCGAGGAGTTAGTCGGAATCTTAAGCGATTTCTATCGAACGCTGTGA
- a CDS encoding LA_0442/LA_0875 N-terminal domain-containing protein, whose protein sequence is MFSKVFNTIRLALLTFAVIYSSHLFAVQSILLRNGNTIKGDVITQNEKSIQVRGQDGKIVSVSKRSILKVIYKEVTKDEEKQIRQEEEKKIKEEPQAVKEEPIIITPPTPPPVVPSRNRWSVVWRSALLPGWGHIYAGRKTTGIVYSSLLVSSLGYATVAAKHAQSAKSDYDQSSLTSTLILGNSSIGLGSLYVGGKKSQYQHDVKQYNNALAIVGAVYLIQLVHSYFTGASWEKEDVVLSSDGTPVRNGLQWNAGYDRAALNSNTIGSSSFGSPTGKAFYGEIRYSVLF, encoded by the coding sequence ATGTTCTCAAAAGTCTTCAATACTATCCGTTTAGCGCTACTAACCTTCGCTGTGATTTATTCTTCTCATCTTTTCGCCGTACAATCCATTCTTCTAAGAAACGGGAATACGATTAAAGGAGACGTTATCACTCAAAATGAGAAATCGATTCAGGTTCGTGGTCAGGATGGTAAAATAGTGAGCGTCTCGAAACGATCCATCTTGAAAGTAATTTATAAAGAAGTAACTAAAGATGAAGAAAAGCAAATCCGGCAGGAAGAAGAGAAAAAAATAAAGGAAGAGCCGCAAGCCGTAAAAGAAGAACCTATCATTATTACTCCACCTACTCCTCCCCCCGTTGTGCCTAGTAGGAATAGATGGAGCGTAGTGTGGAGGTCCGCATTATTGCCCGGTTGGGGCCATATCTATGCCGGAAGAAAAACGACCGGAATTGTCTATAGTAGCTTATTGGTATCGAGTTTAGGATACGCTACGGTAGCCGCAAAGCATGCACAGTCGGCCAAATCCGATTATGATCAATCGTCCCTGACATCTACATTGATTTTAGGAAATTCTTCGATCGGTTTGGGAAGTCTTTATGTCGGGGGGAAGAAAAGCCAATACCAGCATGACGTTAAGCAATATAATAACGCTCTTGCGATAGTTGGGGCAGTATACCTAATCCAATTGGTGCATTCTTATTTTACCGGAGCATCCTGGGAAAAGGAAGATGTCGTATTGTCTTCCGATGGAACCCCTGTGCGAAATGGACTTCAGTGGAACGCGGGATACGATCGCGCGGCATTAAATTCAAATACGATTGGTTCGAGTTCTTTCGGATCACCGACCGGCAAAGCATTTTACGGAGAAATCCGTTATTCGGTTTTATTTTAA
- the serA gene encoding phosphoglycerate dehydrogenase, whose product MISYPKEKINVLLLENVHKDAFDIFQKDGFNVRLLPQALSEDELLKEIENIHVLGIRSKTNVTTPVLAKAKRLMTIGCFCIGTNQVNLAEAERRGIPVFNAPYSNTRSVAELVIAEIVMLARRVPDHIRNTHAGIWNKISKNCFEVRGKTLGIVGYGHIGSQVSVLAEAMGLKVVYYDVQTVLPLGNATPIQSYEELLQISDFVTFHVPETPETMNLYGKKQIAATKKGAYVINLSRGKVVDLEALAESIKAGQIAGAGVDVFPEEPESNNDPFITPMQNLQNVILTPHIGGSTEEAQKNIGSEVASKLLKFMNNGSTSFAVNFPQLELTPIPPGMYRILNVHKNQPGFLKDINALVSEVGANISSQHLGTSAEIGYLSMVINMSVGDELKEKIEKHPGSLRTRILY is encoded by the coding sequence ATGATTTCCTATCCGAAAGAAAAGATCAATGTCCTCCTCTTGGAAAACGTGCACAAGGACGCCTTCGACATCTTTCAAAAAGATGGTTTTAATGTCCGCTTATTGCCGCAGGCATTAAGCGAGGATGAACTCTTAAAGGAAATCGAGAACATTCATGTTCTCGGAATACGGAGTAAGACGAACGTTACAACGCCGGTATTGGCAAAAGCCAAGCGTTTGATGACGATCGGTTGTTTTTGTATCGGAACGAATCAAGTAAACCTAGCAGAGGCGGAACGAAGAGGAATCCCGGTATTTAACGCCCCCTATTCGAATACCAGGTCCGTTGCGGAACTCGTCATTGCGGAAATCGTAATGTTAGCGAGAAGAGTCCCCGATCATATCCGCAATACGCACGCGGGTATCTGGAATAAAATCTCTAAAAATTGCTTCGAAGTCAGAGGCAAAACGTTAGGAATCGTAGGATACGGCCATATCGGTAGTCAAGTTTCCGTCCTCGCCGAAGCTATGGGATTGAAAGTGGTTTATTACGATGTTCAAACCGTTTTACCGTTGGGAAATGCGACACCGATTCAATCCTACGAAGAGCTATTGCAAATTTCGGATTTCGTAACTTTCCATGTTCCCGAAACCCCGGAGACTATGAATTTGTACGGGAAAAAGCAAATTGCAGCTACGAAAAAAGGGGCTTACGTTATAAATCTTTCTAGAGGAAAAGTGGTCGATCTTGAGGCTCTTGCAGAATCGATCAAGGCGGGACAGATCGCGGGCGCAGGGGTGGACGTATTTCCGGAGGAACCCGAATCCAATAACGATCCGTTCATTACTCCGATGCAAAATCTTCAAAACGTAATATTAACTCCGCATATCGGGGGTTCTACGGAAGAGGCTCAGAAAAATATCGGATCCGAAGTCGCAAGCAAATTGTTGAAATTTATGAACAATGGCTCGACTTCGTTTGCGGTGAATTTCCCGCAATTGGAATTGACTCCAATCCCACCGGGAATGTATAGAATTTTGAATGTTCATAAGAACCAGCCCGGCTTCTTGAAGGATATTAATGCGTTGGTTTCGGAAGTAGGGGCGAATATCAGTTCTCAACACTTGGGCACAAGCGCTGAAATCGGTTACTTATCTATGGTAATCAATATGAGCGTCGGCGACGAGCTAAAGGAAAAGATAGAGAAGCATCCGGGATCACTTCGGACTAGGATTTTGTATTAA
- the lysS gene encoding lysine--tRNA ligase, producing MSQQEVKETNELIQQRIQKVNDLKAKGIDPYPVRYFPDSLSSQLIEDFSKKPTGPEIKFRLGGRLHSKRVMGKASFAHLKDKSGVIQLYATRDDLGEENYSLFKSLDLGDLIGVEGYLFQTQKGETTLHLTTVTLLAKCIRPLPVVKEKDGVVYDAFSDVEQRYRMRYVDLIVNDHVRDTFVVRSKIVSEIRAFLTGEGFLEVETPMMQPIAGGAAARPFSTHHNALDMQLFLRIAPELYLKRLIVGGLDRVFELNRNFRNEGISTKHNPEFTMMEAYMAFGDMGKMLDLTERLITHLTQKICGTLKIPYGKDQVDLSPPWRRVKYVDIIKEYSGIDFSQIKTLEEAKEKASAIKVDASKCHSIWKVADEVFSEKAEPNLIQPVFVTDYPKELSPLAKSHPDNPDYVERFEPYIVGREIGNAFSELNDPFDQKERFEEQVKQREAGDDEAFMMDEDYIRALEYGMPPTGGLGIGIDRLVMLLTNSHSIRDTILFPLMRPE from the coding sequence ATGTCCCAGCAAGAAGTTAAGGAAACCAACGAACTCATACAGCAGAGGATTCAAAAAGTAAACGATCTAAAAGCGAAAGGAATAGATCCTTATCCTGTCCGCTATTTTCCGGATTCTCTATCCTCTCAATTAATCGAAGATTTTTCTAAAAAACCGACAGGACCGGAAATCAAGTTCAGACTTGGCGGTCGATTGCACTCGAAACGCGTGATGGGAAAAGCAAGTTTCGCTCATTTAAAAGATAAGAGCGGCGTGATACAACTCTACGCTACAAGAGATGATTTAGGTGAAGAGAACTACTCCCTTTTTAAAAGTTTGGATCTAGGCGATTTGATCGGAGTGGAAGGTTATTTGTTTCAGACACAAAAGGGAGAAACCACCTTACACCTTACTACGGTAACGCTTTTAGCTAAGTGCATTCGCCCTTTGCCCGTGGTGAAGGAAAAGGATGGCGTAGTATATGACGCTTTTTCCGACGTAGAACAACGATACAGAATGCGTTATGTGGACTTGATCGTGAACGATCACGTTAGAGACACTTTCGTAGTTCGAAGCAAAATCGTCTCGGAAATTCGCGCATTTTTGACCGGAGAAGGATTTCTGGAAGTCGAAACGCCGATGATGCAACCCATCGCAGGAGGAGCGGCAGCCCGCCCCTTTTCCACCCATCATAACGCTTTGGACATGCAGTTGTTTTTACGAATCGCTCCGGAACTTTATTTAAAGCGCCTAATCGTCGGAGGACTGGATCGGGTTTTTGAATTAAATCGAAATTTTAGAAACGAAGGCATTTCCACGAAGCATAATCCGGAATTCACCATGATGGAAGCCTATATGGCGTTCGGAGATATGGGGAAAATGTTGGATCTAACCGAAAGACTGATCACACATCTAACGCAAAAGATCTGCGGAACCTTAAAAATCCCCTATGGTAAAGATCAGGTGGATTTATCTCCTCCATGGCGGAGAGTTAAGTACGTAGACATCATTAAGGAATATTCGGGTATTGATTTTTCGCAAATTAAGACATTAGAGGAAGCTAAAGAAAAAGCCTCAGCGATTAAGGTCGATGCTTCGAAATGTCATTCTATCTGGAAGGTCGCCGACGAAGTCTTTTCCGAAAAAGCGGAACCTAATTTAATCCAACCTGTGTTCGTGACCGATTACCCGAAAGAACTTTCACCCTTGGCAAAATCCCATCCCGATAATCCCGATTACGTCGAACGATTCGAGCCGTACATTGTTGGACGCGAGATAGGCAACGCTTTCTCGGAATTGAACGACCCGTTCGATCAAAAGGAACGATTCGAAGAACAGGTAAAACAGCGCGAGGCGGGCGATGATGAAGCATTTATGATGGACGAAGATTATATTCGAGCGCTCGAATACGGTATGCCACCTACCGGGGGCTTAGGAATCGGAATCGATCGTCTCGTAATGCTGCTTACGAATTCGCACTCAATACGAGATACGATTCTATTTCCCTTGATGCGCCCGGAATAA
- a CDS encoding CDP-alcohol phosphatidyltransferase family protein, producing the protein MLQEKKPKDLLEDRIFTVSNFLSVSRVFLLPFFIHFTRKHMEAPRHGEYLLLAIATCVLAVLTDYLDGFLARLLGQESILGRYLDPVCDKIVTVGGLSVIVHYYQFPLWILCVYLFREVLGVWLGGFLYLKRGIQGRPNWWGKFGVGLVAITVLWYMTLPLLGDDYSQDHFFHHPEYSGYILVTILIIGVVAYARRYWDIVFHPERVVLDPEDKKQKKKYQLV; encoded by the coding sequence ATGCTACAAGAAAAAAAACCAAAGGATTTGCTCGAAGATAGAATCTTCACTGTCTCGAATTTCTTATCCGTCAGCAGAGTGTTCCTACTTCCGTTTTTCATCCATTTCACTCGTAAACACATGGAAGCTCCGAGACACGGAGAATATTTGTTACTTGCGATAGCGACTTGCGTCCTTGCAGTACTAACGGATTATTTAGACGGATTTTTAGCTAGGCTACTAGGACAAGAATCCATTTTAGGAAGATATTTGGATCCGGTATGCGATAAGATCGTTACAGTCGGAGGACTCTCCGTTATCGTACACTACTATCAATTTCCTCTTTGGATCCTCTGCGTATATTTATTTCGCGAGGTTCTCGGGGTTTGGCTGGGCGGATTTTTATATCTAAAAAGAGGAATCCAAGGTAGACCCAACTGGTGGGGAAAATTCGGCGTAGGCTTGGTGGCCATTACTGTTCTTTGGTATATGACACTTCCATTATTAGGCGACGACTATTCGCAGGATCATTTCTTCCATCATCCGGAATATTCCGGATATATACTTGTAACGATTTTAATTATCGGTGTCGTGGCTTATGCTCGCAGATACTGGGATATCGTTTTCCATCCGGAAAGAGTCGTACTTGATCCTGAAGATAAGAAGCAAAAGAAGAAATACCAGCTGGTATGA
- a CDS encoding alpha/beta fold hydrolase yields the protein MLKRIVKFTVGILAAIFFVIAVYVSANWASDKPVSELQSKWAPPPSMFIEVMGMQAHVRDEGPRDDSNPIVLIHGTASSLHTWDGWVRELKSSRRVIRFDLPGFGLTGPSPDNRYSLDLYSKFVISILDKLEVKRSVIAGNSLGGSIAWYTALLHPTRFEKLILVDSSGYNYQSTSVPIAFRIAKIPILRNIANNVLPRSLIASSIKNTYGDPAKVTEEQIDRYYDLALREGNRKALTERFKQMPMGEMEHRIHELHIPTLILWGKADRLIPSSNAERFHKDIAESKLVIFNELGHIPQEEDPLNTVKAVEEFIR from the coding sequence ATGTTAAAGCGAATCGTAAAATTTACAGTCGGGATCCTGGCGGCCATTTTCTTCGTTATTGCCGTTTACGTATCGGCGAATTGGGCGTCAGATAAACCTGTTAGTGAGTTGCAATCGAAGTGGGCTCCGCCCCCCTCAATGTTCATAGAAGTCATGGGAATGCAGGCCCATGTTCGAGACGAGGGTCCTCGTGATGATTCCAATCCGATCGTACTGATCCACGGCACCGCCTCCTCCCTTCATACCTGGGACGGATGGGTCCGAGAACTCAAATCGTCGCGTCGAGTCATCCGATTCGATCTACCCGGCTTCGGATTAACGGGACCGTCACCGGACAATCGATATTCTCTGGACCTATATTCTAAATTTGTAATTTCTATTCTGGATAAGCTGGAAGTAAAAAGATCCGTCATTGCCGGCAATTCCTTAGGCGGAAGTATAGCTTGGTATACTGCCCTACTTCATCCGACCCGTTTTGAAAAATTGATTTTAGTGGATTCCTCCGGATACAACTATCAATCAACGTCCGTACCTATAGCCTTCCGCATCGCAAAAATACCTATCTTACGAAATATTGCCAATAATGTGCTGCCGCGCAGTCTCATTGCGTCCAGCATAAAGAATACGTACGGAGATCCTGCGAAAGTTACGGAAGAACAAATCGATCGCTATTACGATCTCGCGTTGCGCGAAGGGAATCGGAAAGCACTGACCGAACGTTTTAAGCAGATGCCGATGGGAGAAATGGAACATCGAATTCACGAGTTGCATATCCCTACCTTGATTTTATGGGGAAAAGCGGATCGATTGATTCCTTCTTCTAACGCCGAACGCTTTCATAAGGACATCGCCGAAAGTAAATTGGTTATTTTTAACGAATTGGGTCATATTCCTCAGGAAGAAGATCCTCTGAATACTGTGAAAGCGGTTGAGGAATTTATCCGATGA